The proteins below are encoded in one region of Campylobacter rectus:
- a CDS encoding SF0329 family protein encodes MKRWSKLQKRLYELVDESIDFKLHCTVYRMQSRCGSTDLPRYFITLAGEIIFDYPKDFVLKSGGVKSLAQGALTKIYPYGNDISDIGELIREYIDTPKEELFAKHFDADKWGLANILKAADKRIGKRRLQILAKNKKNQAMQKVIASRLEALQ; translated from the coding sequence ATGAAACGCTGGAGCAAGCTTCAAAAACGGCTTTACGAGCTCGTGGATGAAAGCATTGATTTTAAGCTCCACTGCACGGTTTATAGGATGCAAAGCAGGTGCGGCAGCACGGATTTGCCGCGATATTTTATCACGCTTGCGGGCGAGATTATTTTTGATTACCCGAAGGATTTCGTGCTAAAAAGCGGCGGCGTAAAAAGCCTAGCACAGGGCGCTCTAACGAAAATTTATCCGTATGGTAACGACATAAGCGACATCGGCGAGCTTATCCGCGAATATATCGACACGCCAAAAGAGGAGCTGTTTGCAAAGCACTTCGATGCCGATAAATGGGGGCTCGCAAATATCCTAAAGGCTGCCGACAAACGCATCGGCAAAAGGAGGCTACAAATTTTAGCCAAAAACAAGAAAAATCAAGCGATGCAAAAGGTGATAGCGTCTAGATTGGAGGCTTTGCAATAA
- the ccsA gene encoding cytochrome c biogenesis protein CcsA, producing the protein MSEIKSLFFSMTSAVVLLVIFAIGSGAATIIESYYDTKSAWAAVYGASWFALVQVLLGINLVYNIFRYNLFRNEKLPVLIFHLSFLFMLLGAAMTRYMGFEGTIHIRENETSNAVFESIARIEIAAEKDGQIYSNSIPKQITSLGSNDFNLPLEIDGKKANLSFEGYYKKAQTEYYEADKGDPLVRLTVSSSDSKEEISLQAGETREVGGVSFAFDAQPLLENFVKIELKDGKFYINSNRNIEYFTMTTNEKGEYPKDKEIEFLPMQLYTVTDINFVPKSLLTKAAKRVVSKNGEFDALVANLTFEGQTQQLMLYENSYIPAKARIDGVLFNVYWGAKMVELPFSLKLNDFELKRYPGSNSPMSYSSDIIVEDARSKDYPYKIYMNHVLDHDGYRFFQSSYDQDELGTVLSVNRDPGKIPTYVGYFLLGLGLFFNIVNPRSRFRKLSKMINEDAVKKVAGFALVTCLTAFAPSKTYALDNARNIDVNHAKELSTLIIQSADGRMKPFDTVAREILNKIHRSDTLDGLNANQAILSMMVNAPYWREVPIIYVSNKELKKLIGIDEKAKYASFNDFFSSEENGKSVYKLAKFAEAANRKMPGERGTFDKDLQKVDERLNILYMVFVGEVFTMFPKMDDPNNAWYAPASAMMYFPKNESEPIGRMLRDYFAGVAEASENNNWRRANQALAEIKTYQQEHGKAVIPTEKRVEMELFFNEYKIFESLTPIYLLAGFGLLCFVFAKMARPKFNIKWLFSIVYGVNILAFLLHTFGIGVRWYIAEHAPWSNAYESMIYIAWALSLSGIVFSRQSPIAMALTSILAGVTLFVAHLSWMDPQITTLVPVLQSYWLTIHVSVITASYGFLGLCSLLGMFTLVLFALQGGKEHKEISRNILEATRINEMAMILGLSLLTMGNFLGGVWANESWGRYWGWDSKETWALVSILVYAAVLHIRFVPKLNSQYAFAVTSMFAYWSIIMTYFGVNFYLSGMHSYAAGEPIPVPTFVWMGAILMILIAVLAYFRKPAKTVKL; encoded by the coding sequence GTGAGCGAGATAAAGTCCCTATTTTTCAGTATGACTTCGGCCGTCGTGTTACTCGTTATATTTGCGATCGGCAGCGGCGCGGCGACGATAATAGAAAGCTACTACGACACCAAAAGCGCGTGGGCGGCGGTTTACGGAGCGAGTTGGTTTGCTCTGGTGCAGGTGCTTTTGGGCATAAATTTAGTTTATAATATCTTCAGATACAATCTCTTTAGAAACGAAAAACTACCCGTTTTGATATTTCACCTTAGCTTTTTGTTTATGCTTCTTGGGGCCGCGATGACCAGATATATGGGCTTTGAAGGGACTATCCACATCAGAGAAAACGAAACCTCAAACGCCGTTTTCGAGTCTATCGCGAGAATAGAAATCGCCGCTGAAAAAGACGGTCAAATTTACTCAAATTCTATCCCTAAACAAATCACTTCTTTGGGTTCAAACGACTTTAATTTGCCGCTTGAAATCGACGGCAAAAAGGCAAATTTAAGCTTTGAAGGATATTACAAAAAAGCCCAAACCGAGTACTACGAAGCGGACAAGGGCGATCCTTTGGTGCGGCTGACCGTTTCTAGCAGCGATTCAAAAGAGGAGATAAGCCTGCAAGCGGGCGAAACTCGCGAAGTAGGCGGCGTTAGCTTTGCATTTGACGCGCAGCCTTTACTTGAAAATTTCGTCAAAATCGAGCTAAAAGACGGTAAATTTTACATCAACTCAAACCGAAATATCGAATACTTCACGATGACGACCAACGAAAAAGGCGAGTATCCAAAGGACAAAGAGATTGAGTTTTTGCCGATGCAGCTTTATACGGTTACGGATATAAATTTCGTCCCGAAATCCTTGCTGACAAAGGCCGCCAAGCGAGTCGTGAGCAAAAACGGCGAATTTGACGCGCTCGTGGCAAATTTGACCTTTGAAGGCCAAACGCAGCAGCTTATGCTATACGAAAACAGCTATATCCCCGCCAAAGCCAGGATTGACGGCGTGCTTTTTAACGTTTATTGGGGCGCGAAGATGGTCGAGCTTCCTTTTTCGCTCAAGCTAAACGACTTCGAGCTCAAGCGCTACCCGGGCTCAAATTCGCCGATGAGTTACTCAAGCGACATCATCGTCGAGGATGCCAGGAGCAAGGATTATCCTTATAAAATTTATATGAACCACGTGTTAGATCACGACGGATATAGATTTTTCCAAAGCAGTTACGACCAAGACGAGCTTGGCACCGTGCTGTCGGTAAACCGCGATCCGGGTAAAATTCCGACCTATGTCGGCTACTTTTTGCTGGGGCTGGGGCTGTTTTTTAATATCGTAAATCCTCGCTCGCGTTTTAGAAAACTATCAAAAATGATAAACGAAGACGCCGTGAAAAAAGTCGCGGGCTTTGCGCTGGTAACCTGTCTTACCGCATTTGCACCGAGCAAAACCTACGCGCTTGATAACGCTAGAAACATAGACGTAAATCACGCCAAAGAGCTCTCCACGCTGATCATCCAAAGCGCCGACGGTAGAATGAAGCCTTTTGATACGGTTGCAAGAGAAATTTTAAACAAAATCCACCGCAGCGACACTCTTGACGGCCTAAACGCAAATCAAGCCATACTTTCGATGATGGTAAACGCCCCGTACTGGCGCGAAGTGCCGATCATCTACGTCAGTAATAAAGAGCTAAAAAAGCTAATCGGCATAGACGAAAAGGCCAAATACGCGAGCTTTAATGACTTTTTCTCCAGCGAAGAAAACGGCAAAAGCGTCTATAAACTGGCCAAATTTGCCGAAGCCGCAAACCGCAAAATGCCGGGCGAGCGAGGCACCTTCGACAAAGACTTGCAAAAAGTGGACGAACGTCTAAATATCCTTTATATGGTGTTTGTCGGCGAAGTCTTTACTATGTTTCCGAAGATGGACGATCCAAACAACGCCTGGTATGCGCCGGCTTCGGCTATGATGTATTTTCCTAAAAACGAGAGCGAGCCTATCGGCAGGATGCTAAGAGATTATTTCGCCGGCGTAGCGGAAGCTAGCGAAAACAATAACTGGCGCCGAGCAAATCAAGCTCTAGCCGAGATAAAAACCTACCAACAAGAACACGGCAAAGCGGTCATACCTACCGAAAAACGCGTAGAGATGGAGCTATTTTTTAACGAATATAAAATCTTCGAGTCGCTCACGCCGATATATCTTTTGGCGGGATTTGGACTTTTATGCTTCGTGTTTGCCAAGATGGCAAGGCCTAAATTTAACATCAAATGGCTTTTTAGCATCGTCTACGGCGTAAATATTTTGGCGTTTTTACTACATACTTTCGGCATCGGCGTGCGTTGGTATATCGCCGAACACGCGCCGTGGAGCAACGCCTACGAGTCGATGATTTATATAGCTTGGGCGCTTAGCTTATCGGGTATCGTATTCTCGCGCCAAAGCCCGATAGCTATGGCGCTAACCTCGATTTTAGCGGGCGTTACGCTATTTGTAGCGCACCTTAGCTGGATGGATCCGCAGATCACCACTCTAGTGCCGGTACTTCAGAGCTACTGGCTAACGATCCACGTATCGGTTATCACGGCTAGTTACGGATTTTTGGGACTTTGCTCGCTGCTTGGTATGTTTACGCTCGTGCTTTTCGCCCTGCAAGGCGGCAAGGAGCACAAAGAAATTTCGCGAAATATCCTAGAAGCCACGCGCATAAACGAAATGGCGATGATACTGGGGCTTAGCCTGCTTACGATGGGAAATTTCCTCGGCGGCGTCTGGGCGAACGAGAGCTGGGGTCGCTACTGGGGCTGGGATAGCAAGGAGACGTGGGCGCTGGTTTCCATTTTAGTTTACGCAGCGGTTTTACACATCAGATTTGTTCCTAAGCTAAACAGCCAATACGCATTTGCCGTAACCTCTATGTTCGCCTACTGGTCGATCATAATGACCTATTTTGGCGTAAATTTCTACCTAAGCGGCATGCACTCATACGCCGCAGGCGAGCCGATACCGGTGCCGACTTTCGTATGGATGGGCGCGATTTTGATGATCTTGATCGCGGTTTTGGCGTATTTTAGAAAGCCTGCCAAAACGGTAAAACTGTGA
- a CDS encoding TonB-dependent receptor plug domain-containing protein: protein MKRISLIACCAAIALHGEVFTLGQVEVVENVSGAQKSDTNVVIIDEENMQKNEIKRLSEVAYSTPGLQISKGGGGRAEQTFYVRGFNARRVPVFIDGIPVYIPYDGYIDYGRFTTFDLSRIVISKGASSVLYGPNTMGGAINLVTKKPSKELEGEIGYGFEAGKSSKTVGNNIDFNIGTKQELFYLQAGGSFFEDRGQQLSSKFNMPINDDEDGGRRDNSVQRDKKFNFKIGFTPNETDEYAIAYNNQKGRKQAPRYAGRYKAYSRYWDWPMWDKESVYFLSHTQILNSLYVNTKAYYDKFKNDLRSFDDKNYNTQKKRYAFNSHYRDHSYGFGAEVGGDVSDQDTLKFAANYKFDEHKEHNDGEPVQTTKDAMYSFALENTYKFTDYNKLILGVDYDIRDSKKAEKYGSILAKKPHFYSFTDLKKETAFNYQVAYKHSFDGNDELSLSYAKKTYFPSMKDRYSERFGRTFANPALRPEVANHYEIDYQRIFGETLKIETAIFYSRVKDAFGLRKETRNGQTRDMFVNINRATHKGFEFSTGYFATKDLELGGNYSYIVVTNDKSDAKVYNLPKHKAFLYADYKITPKLSAYVSQEISSGKYVLSEKETRLAGFGVTNLKLTYKPIESLSIEAGVSNLFNKNYEYDEGYPEEGRVFFSNIRYKF from the coding sequence ATGAAAAGGATTAGCTTGATCGCATGTTGTGCCGCTATAGCGCTACACGGCGAGGTTTTTACGCTAGGACAAGTCGAGGTCGTAGAAAACGTCAGCGGCGCGCAAAAAAGCGATACGAACGTCGTCATCATAGACGAGGAAAATATGCAGAAAAACGAGATCAAGCGCCTCTCGGAGGTCGCTTATAGTACGCCCGGCCTGCAAATAAGCAAAGGCGGCGGCGGAAGAGCCGAGCAGACCTTTTACGTTCGCGGCTTTAACGCCAGAAGAGTGCCCGTCTTTATCGACGGCATCCCCGTTTATATCCCTTACGACGGCTATATCGATTACGGACGATTTACAACGTTTGATCTGTCGCGCATCGTAATCTCTAAAGGCGCCAGCTCCGTGCTTTACGGACCGAACACTATGGGCGGCGCGATAAATCTGGTCACCAAAAAGCCTAGCAAAGAGCTTGAGGGTGAGATCGGCTATGGATTTGAAGCTGGCAAGAGCAGTAAAACCGTCGGCAACAACATAGATTTTAATATCGGAACCAAGCAGGAGCTGTTTTATCTGCAAGCCGGCGGCAGCTTTTTTGAAGATCGCGGTCAGCAGCTTTCGTCTAAATTTAATATGCCTATCAACGACGATGAAGACGGCGGCAGACGCGACAACTCCGTGCAGCGAGATAAAAAATTTAACTTCAAAATAGGCTTTACTCCGAACGAAACCGACGAATACGCGATCGCTTACAACAATCAAAAAGGCAGAAAACAAGCCCCTCGTTATGCGGGCCGCTACAAAGCTTATAGTCGCTACTGGGACTGGCCGATGTGGGACAAAGAAAGCGTCTATTTCCTCTCGCATACGCAAATTTTAAATAGTTTATACGTAAATACGAAAGCGTATTACGATAAATTTAAAAACGACTTAAGATCGTTCGACGACAAAAACTACAACACGCAAAAGAAAAGATATGCATTTAATAGCCATTATAGAGACCACTCCTATGGCTTCGGCGCGGAAGTAGGCGGCGACGTGAGCGATCAAGATACGTTGAAATTTGCGGCAAATTATAAATTTGACGAGCACAAGGAGCACAACGACGGCGAGCCGGTCCAAACGACCAAAGACGCTATGTATAGCTTCGCTTTGGAAAATACGTATAAATTTACCGATTATAACAAACTCATTTTAGGCGTCGACTACGATATCAGAGATTCGAAAAAGGCCGAAAAATACGGCTCTATTTTAGCCAAAAAACCGCATTTTTACAGCTTTACGGATCTGAAAAAGGAGACGGCTTTCAACTACCAAGTGGCGTATAAGCACAGTTTTGACGGCAACGACGAGCTTAGCTTAAGCTACGCGAAAAAGACCTATTTTCCGAGTATGAAAGACAGATATAGCGAGAGATTCGGCCGAACATTCGCAAATCCCGCACTTCGTCCGGAGGTAGCGAACCACTACGAAATAGATTATCAAAGAATTTTCGGCGAAACGTTAAAGATCGAAACGGCAATATTTTATTCGAGGGTAAAAGACGCTTTCGGCCTTAGAAAAGAGACGCGAAACGGTCAAACCAGAGATATGTTTGTAAATATAAATCGAGCGACTCATAAAGGCTTTGAGTTTAGTACGGGATATTTTGCGACGAAGGACCTTGAGCTGGGCGGTAACTACTCATATATCGTAGTCACAAACGACAAAAGCGACGCCAAGGTGTATAATCTGCCCAAGCACAAGGCTTTTCTATACGCAGATTACAAGATCACGCCTAAGCTTTCCGCTTACGTATCGCAAGAAATCTCTTCCGGAAAATACGTCCTATCCGAAAAGGAGACTAGGCTGGCGGGCTTTGGCGTAACCAATCTAAAACTAACGTATAAACCAATCGAAAGCTTGAGCATAGAAGCGGGAGTGTCAAATCTGTTTAATAAAAACTACGAGTACGACGAGGGCTATCCCGAGGAAGGTCGCGTATTTTTCTCGAATATCAGATATAAATTTTAA
- a CDS encoding ABC transporter ATP-binding protein — protein sequence MQENLIEVRNLRFAYRDKPVLKDISFDVATGDTLSILGANGSGKSTLLRIMLGFLKFEGEVLIGGKSVRDYGKRELASLVAYVPQTHAPSYDYSVFDVALMGALCRTPLFSSFSAADKKLAEQALEKMGIAHLKNAPYTRVSGGERQLAYIARTLVQGAKVIFMDEPTNGLDFGNQIKLLEMIKALGDEGYTFVQTTHYPRHAKFVSNLTLFIKDGEILAFGRSEQLINAENIDKIYGINYERYEDRL from the coding sequence ATGCAAGAAAATTTGATAGAAGTGCGAAATTTGCGCTTTGCCTACCGTGACAAGCCCGTGCTAAAGGACATCAGCTTTGACGTCGCGACGGGCGATACGCTAAGTATCCTAGGCGCCAACGGCAGCGGCAAAAGCACCCTGCTTCGCATAATGCTCGGATTTTTAAAATTTGAGGGCGAGGTGCTAATCGGCGGCAAAAGCGTGCGCGACTACGGCAAACGCGAGCTCGCATCCCTCGTCGCCTACGTGCCGCAGACGCACGCGCCGTCCTATGACTACAGCGTCTTTGACGTCGCGCTGATGGGTGCGCTGTGCAGGACGCCGCTGTTTTCTAGCTTTAGCGCAGCGGATAAAAAGCTAGCCGAGCAGGCGCTGGAAAAAATGGGCATCGCGCATCTAAAAAACGCGCCCTACACGAGGGTTAGCGGCGGCGAGCGGCAGCTGGCGTACATCGCGCGCACGCTGGTTCAGGGCGCGAAAGTGATCTTTATGGACGAACCGACAAACGGACTGGACTTCGGCAATCAAATCAAACTGCTCGAGATGATAAAAGCGCTGGGGGACGAGGGTTATACCTTCGTGCAGACGACGCACTACCCGCGCCACGCGAAGTTTGTTTCAAATTTGACGCTGTTTATAAAAGACGGCGAAATTTTAGCATTCGGGCGCAGTGAGCAGCTCATAAACGCCGAAAATATCGATAAAATTTACGGCATAAACTACGAAAGATACGAGGATAGGTTGTAA
- a CDS encoding ParB N-terminal domain-containing protein encodes MDNKYEWLNKRYLRSVDQLRLWDENPRLNPDEKHLTIVDFVEDLIADEADKSSFFDLLQSISEGFVPADPIVVWRQENNGKYYVAEGNRRVIALKLLRNPDKAPKSIRRYVRKLANSVHREDIEKISVNIAPTFEDAEWYINQRNNASSLQRPWSRIQQQKWITDLYNKYSGDINKIYSVTKMTKGELENFIRVLHLLDLIKTDEVKSVLSKQEYREAISHKFPVTILERFFSNKSVKERWGIEFENTDLKLKNKKEFLIAYSALIKNIISTSDSKIDINTRTITTNLDEILEKLPKVNLGEKDECIIRGKIKEENTVSIDNSNEKETNKNIVKNDPHRNKLIPSIYQLDSSDYRLNGLFEELKAIGKKYLNVKAASLRVFLDLAVLHYIQSKNIEEDIRKYYGNKFCEIVLTKRLSYIQERELSSRHTKRIVAKLLDDSSTYSLAILNGYIHEENTCYLHNDFVNSFWDFLFPLFKELLDIKEDKK; translated from the coding sequence ATGGACAATAAATATGAATGGTTAAATAAACGTTATTTGCGTAGCGTTGATCAGCTTAGATTGTGGGATGAAAATCCTCGTTTAAATCCAGATGAAAAGCATCTTACTATAGTTGATTTTGTAGAAGACTTGATTGCGGATGAAGCAGATAAAAGTAGTTTTTTTGATTTACTGCAATCTATCTCCGAAGGGTTTGTGCCGGCTGATCCTATTGTTGTTTGGCGCCAAGAAAATAATGGTAAATATTATGTAGCAGAAGGGAATAGACGCGTTATAGCTTTAAAGCTACTAAGAAATCCCGATAAAGCGCCTAAAAGCATCAGGCGATATGTGCGCAAGCTGGCTAATTCTGTGCATAGAGAAGATATCGAAAAAATATCAGTTAATATAGCTCCTACATTTGAGGATGCCGAATGGTATATCAATCAACGAAACAACGCGTCTTCATTACAACGCCCATGGTCAAGAATTCAACAACAAAAATGGATAACTGATTTATATAATAAATATTCAGGAGATATTAATAAAATTTATTCTGTCACGAAAATGACAAAAGGAGAACTTGAAAATTTTATAAGAGTGTTGCATTTATTGGATCTGATAAAAACTGATGAAGTAAAAAGCGTGCTATCTAAGCAAGAGTATAGGGAAGCCATATCGCACAAATTTCCCGTTACTATACTAGAAAGATTTTTTAGCAATAAATCTGTAAAGGAGCGATGGGGAATAGAATTTGAAAATACTGATTTAAAATTAAAGAATAAAAAAGAGTTTTTAATTGCCTATAGCGCACTTATTAAAAATATTATTAGTACCAGCGATTCAAAAATAGATATAAATACACGAACAATTACAACCAACCTAGATGAAATACTGGAAAAATTACCCAAAGTAAATTTGGGAGAAAAGGACGAATGTATCATTAGAGGGAAAATAAAAGAAGAAAATACCGTTTCTATTGATAATAGCAACGAAAAAGAAACTAATAAAAATATAGTAAAAAATGATCCACATAGAAACAAACTAATACCTTCAATATATCAACTAGATAGTTCCGATTATAGATTAAACGGATTGTTTGAAGAATTAAAAGCAATAGGCAAAAAATATTTAAATGTAAAGGCTGCATCATTAAGGGTATTTTTAGATTTGGCGGTGTTACATTACATTCAATCAAAAAATATTGAGGAAGATATCAGAAAGTACTATGGTAATAAGTTTTGCGAAATCGTTCTTACCAAGCGTTTAAGTTATATCCAAGAACGAGAATTGTCGTCGAGACACACTAAAAGAATAGTGGCTAAATTATTAGATGATAGTTCTACTTATTCATTGGCAATATTAAATGGTTATATTCATGAAGAAAATACTTGTTATTTACACAATGATTTTGTCAATAGCTTTTGGGACTTTTTGTTTCCATTATTCAAAGAGTTATTAGATATCAAAGAAGATAAAAAGTGA
- a CDS encoding FecCD family ABC transporter permease: protein MSKKAFAFLSILLTLCVAGSMLLGKYGFSAEDYARYALALLRGESLKDFEVMHTLLLEIRLPRILACVLIGASLAISGAAYQAMFVNPLVSPSILGVLSGAGFGAAVGMFFKFNEYLIQLSTFGFGFLAVAVALGISALYSRSGSVIVLVLGGVISGSLFTSLLSVLKYAADPNDALPAITYFLMGSLGFASKSFIQISILPMCAGVLLLALSGKYLNALSLGEEEAKSLGVNVARVKIFIILVATFVSALSVTIAGIIGWIGLIVPHISRFIFGADNRAVLASSAMIGAIFLLFCDSFSRLIFTFEIPIGIVTSLFGIPMFIIVLRRAKRSF from the coding sequence ATGAGCAAAAAGGCGTTTGCGTTTTTGTCCATCCTGCTGACGCTTTGCGTCGCGGGCTCGATGTTACTTGGCAAATACGGCTTTAGCGCAGAGGACTACGCGCGCTACGCCCTGGCGCTGCTACGGGGTGAAAGCTTAAAAGATTTCGAGGTCATGCACACGCTCTTGCTTGAAATTCGCCTGCCGCGCATACTTGCGTGCGTGCTCATCGGCGCTAGCCTCGCGATCAGCGGTGCGGCATATCAGGCGATGTTCGTAAACCCGCTCGTTAGCCCCTCGATCCTGGGCGTGCTAAGCGGCGCGGGATTTGGCGCGGCGGTCGGGATGTTTTTCAAATTTAACGAGTATCTCATCCAGCTTAGCACCTTTGGCTTCGGCTTTCTTGCCGTGGCTGTGGCGCTCGGCATCTCGGCGCTGTATTCGCGTAGCGGTAGCGTCATCGTGCTGGTTCTGGGCGGCGTCATCAGCGGCTCGCTCTTTACCTCGCTGCTCTCGGTACTAAAATACGCCGCAGACCCCAACGACGCGCTTCCTGCGATCACATATTTTTTGATGGGAAGCCTCGGCTTTGCGTCCAAAAGCTTTATCCAAATTTCGATCCTGCCGATGTGCGCAGGCGTTTTACTGCTGGCGCTTAGCGGCAAATACCTAAATGCGCTAAGCCTTGGCGAAGAGGAGGCAAAGAGCCTGGGCGTAAACGTGGCGCGAGTTAAAATTTTCATCATCCTAGTTGCGACCTTCGTTAGCGCGCTTAGCGTGACGATCGCGGGCATCATCGGCTGGATCGGGCTTATCGTGCCGCACATCTCGCGCTTTATCTTCGGCGCCGACAACCGCGCGGTTCTGGCTAGCTCGGCGATGATCGGCGCGATATTTTTGCTCTTTTGCGACAGCTTCTCGCGGCTCATTTTTACCTTTGAGATCCCTATCGGCATCGTGACCTCGCTATTTGGCATACCGATGTTTATCATCGTGCTGCGCCGTGCCAAGAGGAGCTTTTGA
- a CDS encoding ABC transporter substrate-binding protein, giving the protein MKKIFLFLCAASMLFALSEAQIKDYIAQNSENIEQLQGIPSKIYASSPPLLYMLYALDPAKISGVNFEWNDYERPYVKKEVQEQPVVGGFFGQGKIPNVEMLLRLNPELILVNASSRNTKKMSEVFGSIKKPMLYLSAVQLEDYLDGFEILGEVTGKQERAAQLINYARESLNLTAQIEEYIRKNNLQKVKIYYAQGGDGLATECEGSWHATLIERAGAQNVHKCSEDPNAKSFGRVKISFEQLVKYDPDIILIYEKELFDKIYGDPKWQLLSAVKNKKAYYIPREPFSWFDRPPSFMRFLGLKWLISLTYPEAFKFDMVKETREFYKLFLDLELTDEQIYKILGRGAE; this is encoded by the coding sequence GTGAAAAAAATATTTCTATTTCTCTGTGCCGCGAGCATGCTTTTTGCTCTAAGCGAAGCGCAGATCAAGGACTACATCGCTCAAAACAGCGAAAACATAGAGCAGCTGCAGGGTATTCCGTCTAAAATTTACGCGAGCTCGCCGCCGCTTTTATATATGCTTTACGCGCTTGATCCCGCTAAAATCAGCGGCGTAAATTTCGAGTGGAACGATTACGAGCGGCCCTACGTCAAAAAAGAGGTGCAAGAGCAGCCCGTCGTGGGCGGCTTTTTCGGCCAGGGTAAAATTCCAAACGTCGAGATGCTGCTGCGCCTAAACCCCGAGCTCATCCTCGTAAACGCAAGCTCGCGCAACACTAAAAAGATGAGCGAGGTCTTCGGCTCGATTAAAAAGCCGATGCTCTATCTAAGCGCGGTGCAGCTTGAGGATTATCTGGACGGGTTTGAAATTTTAGGCGAAGTGACGGGCAAGCAGGAGCGCGCCGCGCAACTCATAAATTATGCGCGCGAATCGCTAAATTTAACCGCGCAGATCGAGGAATACATCAGGAAAAATAATCTGCAAAAGGTGAAAATTTACTACGCGCAGGGCGGCGACGGGCTAGCCACCGAGTGCGAGGGCTCCTGGCACGCGACGCTCATCGAGCGAGCCGGCGCGCAGAACGTGCATAAATGTAGCGAGGATCCAAACGCCAAATCCTTCGGACGCGTAAAAATCAGCTTCGAGCAGCTAGTAAAATACGACCCGGATATCATCCTCATCTACGAAAAAGAGCTGTTTGATAAAATTTACGGCGACCCGAAGTGGCAGCTGCTAAGCGCGGTGAAAAACAAAAAGGCCTACTACATCCCGCGCGAGCCCTTTTCGTGGTTTGACCGCCCGCCTTCGTTTATGAGGTTTTTGGGGCTAAAATGGCTGATAAGCTTAACCTATCCCGAGGCGTTTAAATTTGACATGGTTAAAGAGACGCGCGAGTTTTACAAGCTATTTTTAGATCTTGAGCTCACAGACGAGCAAATTTATAAAATTTTAGGACGGGGCGCCGAGTGA
- a CDS encoding DNA adenine methylase, with protein MIYSPLRYPGGKNRLAPFIAQICYDNEIKNHYVEPYSGGASVALFLLLENFVQRVTINDKDRSIYAFWYSVLYQTEALCRLIKDTPITLEEWKRQKDIQAIKESANLLDLGFSTFFLNRTNRSGIIKAGIIGGYKQNGIYKMDCRFNKNTLIERICKISEKRSAIDLHNNDALVLIDKIINKNKNYNDTLLYFDPPYYNKSDSLYMNHYKKFHHLTVGERIKNLINVKWIVSYDDTPEIEKLYDGCKNIKYSLKHTAATSREGKEILFFSANIKLKECMNPLKCTLKKL; from the coding sequence GTGATATATTCTCCATTGCGTTACCCAGGGGGAAAAAATAGGCTAGCTCCTTTTATTGCACAAATTTGTTATGATAATGAAATAAAAAACCACTATGTGGAACCATATTCGGGCGGGGCATCTGTAGCCTTATTTTTATTGTTAGAAAATTTTGTGCAAAGAGTTACTATTAATGATAAAGACCGCTCTATATACGCATTTTGGTATTCCGTACTATATCAAACAGAAGCCTTATGCAGATTAATTAAAGATACGCCAATAACATTAGAAGAGTGGAAAAGGCAAAAAGATATCCAAGCGATAAAGGAAAGTGCAAATTTGCTTGATCTTGGATTCTCAACATTCTTTTTAAATAGGACAAATAGATCCGGGATAATCAAGGCTGGAATTATAGGGGGTTATAAACAAAATGGAATATACAAAATGGACTGTAGATTTAACAAAAATACCCTAATAGAGCGCATTTGTAAGATATCAGAAAAAAGAAGTGCTATAGATTTACATAATAATGATGCGCTTGTTTTGATTGATAAAATAATAAATAAAAATAAAAACTATAATGATACATTATTGTATTTTGATCCACCTTATTATAACAAAAGCGATTCCTTATATATGAATCATTATAAAAAATTTCATCACCTAACAGTTGGAGAAAGAATTAAAAATTTGATAAACGTAAAATGGATAGTTTCATATGATGACACACCTGAGATTGAAAAGCTATATGACGGCTGTAAAAATATAAAATACTCTCTTAAACACACGGCAGCAACTTCAAGAGAAGGAAAAGAAATATTATTTTTTAGTGCAAATATAAAATTAAAAGAATGTATGAATCCATTAAAATGCACTTTAAAAAAGCTCTAA